A window of the Dyadobacter pollutisoli genome harbors these coding sequences:
- a CDS encoding aldose epimerase family protein, with translation MRRLPILLTALIGFGLFSCSKTNKEEKMISTISKEAFGELPDGQQADLYTLTNANGMTVNITNYGGIITKLTAPDKKGEWADVVLGFDSLAPYLAGHPFFGALVGRYGNRIAKGKFKLDGKEYTLAINNGPNALHGGIKGFDKVIWKATEINQDSVVGLQLEYLSKDMEEGYPGNLTVKVVYTLDNDNALSINYTATTDKATVVNLTNHSYFNLTGLKRDILDHEVSIASDSIVPIDTTLIPTGKLQAVEGTPFDFRKPTKISSGIDKVEDEQIKNGGGYDHCWVLKRTEPGLMLFATVKDPESGRFMEVFTTEPAVQFYTGNFLDGKLKGKNATYSKRFALCLETEHYPDSPNQPQFPTTVLKPGETYNTTTKYRFSAK, from the coding sequence ATGAGAAGACTACCCATTTTACTCACCGCACTGATTGGATTTGGCCTTTTCAGTTGCTCCAAAACAAACAAAGAAGAAAAAATGATCAGTACCATTTCCAAAGAAGCATTCGGCGAACTGCCCGACGGCCAGCAGGCAGACCTTTACACGCTGACGAATGCCAACGGCATGACCGTAAACATCACCAATTACGGCGGTATCATCACTAAATTGACCGCACCCGACAAAAAGGGCGAGTGGGCCGATGTGGTGCTTGGATTTGACTCGCTAGCGCCATACCTGGCGGGACATCCCTTTTTCGGCGCGCTCGTAGGCCGTTATGGGAACCGGATCGCGAAAGGAAAATTTAAACTGGACGGCAAGGAATATACATTGGCTATCAACAATGGCCCCAATGCATTGCACGGCGGGATTAAAGGTTTTGATAAGGTAATTTGGAAGGCAACCGAAATTAATCAGGATTCGGTTGTGGGCCTTCAGCTGGAATATCTGAGCAAGGATATGGAAGAGGGATATCCCGGAAATCTGACTGTAAAAGTGGTTTATACATTGGATAATGACAATGCATTGTCCATCAACTACACTGCTACTACTGATAAAGCAACCGTTGTAAACCTAACCAACCACTCATATTTCAATTTGACAGGACTCAAAAGAGACATTCTGGATCATGAAGTTTCCATTGCGTCGGATAGTATTGTCCCTATTGACACGACATTGATCCCAACCGGCAAGCTACAAGCTGTGGAGGGAACACCATTTGATTTCAGAAAGCCGACCAAAATAAGTTCAGGTATTGATAAAGTGGAGGACGAGCAGATCAAAAATGGCGGTGGCTATGATCACTGCTGGGTACTTAAAAGGACCGAACCAGGCCTGATGTTGTTCGCAACCGTTAAAGACCCTGAAAGCGGCCGCTTTATGGAGGTTTTCACAACTGAGCCTGCTGTTCAGTTTTATACAGGGAACTTCCTGGATGGCAAGTTGAAGGGTAAAAATGCGACTTATTCCAAAAGATTTGCGCTATGCCTGGAAACAGAGCACTACCCGGATTCACCTAATCAGCCTCAATTTCCTACGACCGTTTTGAAACCGGGCGAAACTTATAATACTACTACTAAATACCGGTTTTCGGCCAAGTAG
- a CDS encoding sensor histidine kinase gives MHSWSTSYQQLRLFFDGMLCMMAFYAFFSFLQHRKAIYWQYALYIFCMMITFYLDDIDYQRADYKPGANFAVSFIESLAFLLYIRFAILLIEIPKLDPFSYKLLRWMSVILCVQLAIDVLFLLSDVPDNIKTSNYILFRAVLAIGALVVVPRILKLHQAAIAYFIAGSFFFVIGCLTALSVNYIPIIFTKNPDNPFSYPVTYMQFGVILEVLCFTLGMSVKNRQNEKEMILAQAQLIEQLQENEKKQSALRRIRDDISRDLHDELGADLSGISAMSHAALRQFKNQEAVTAHTIKTIGETSRKVVTRMREIIWSLNSTHDSVGNFSFRIKETAYALLEHQPIELNMQLPAEEIDLYIPNDCRRNLFLVYKEILHNVVRHSQAQNVKIDLFVSNDNINLVVKDDGVGFAGETIKNSGNGLLNLRQRTAAFGGKLSIDSYPGRGTTISVLCPIEDNIISV, from the coding sequence ATGCACTCTTGGTCTACCTCCTACCAGCAGCTACGTCTGTTTTTCGACGGCATGCTATGTATGATGGCTTTTTACGCCTTCTTTTCCTTTCTCCAGCACCGAAAAGCAATTTACTGGCAATACGCATTGTACATATTTTGCATGATGATCACCTTTTACCTGGATGACATTGATTACCAGCGGGCCGACTATAAACCCGGGGCCAATTTCGCGGTTTCATTCATTGAGTCACTGGCTTTTTTACTATATATCCGTTTCGCGATCCTGCTGATCGAAATTCCAAAGCTGGACCCGTTCAGTTATAAGTTACTGAGATGGATGTCGGTCATTTTGTGCGTCCAGCTCGCGATCGATGTTTTGTTCCTGCTGAGCGATGTTCCCGACAACATTAAGACGAGTAACTACATTCTTTTCCGAGCCGTTCTCGCAATCGGTGCTTTAGTAGTGGTGCCCCGTATATTGAAACTCCACCAGGCGGCCATTGCCTATTTTATCGCCGGGTCCTTCTTTTTTGTGATAGGCTGCCTCACTGCATTGTCTGTCAATTACATACCAATTATTTTTACCAAAAATCCTGACAACCCGTTCTCCTACCCGGTAACTTACATGCAGTTTGGCGTGATCCTGGAAGTACTCTGCTTCACATTGGGAATGTCTGTCAAAAACCGCCAGAATGAGAAGGAAATGATACTAGCCCAGGCCCAGCTTATTGAACAGTTGCAGGAAAATGAAAAGAAGCAATCAGCACTCCGTCGTATCCGTGATGATATCTCGCGCGACCTCCATGACGAACTGGGTGCCGATCTGAGTGGCATAAGCGCCATGAGCCATGCCGCATTACGACAGTTTAAAAACCAGGAGGCTGTCACTGCTCATACCATTAAAACGATCGGAGAAACTTCCCGGAAGGTGGTAACCCGCATGCGTGAAATCATATGGAGCCTTAATTCTACACACGATTCGGTGGGCAACTTTTCATTCCGGATCAAAGAAACGGCTTATGCATTGCTCGAACATCAGCCGATTGAGCTGAATATGCAGCTGCCAGCCGAAGAAATAGACCTGTACATTCCGAATGACTGCCGGCGAAATCTTTTCCTGGTTTACAAAGAAATCCTGCATAATGTGGTCAGGCATTCTCAGGCACAGAATGTGAAAATTGATCTGTTTGTAAGTAATGACAACATTAATCTCGTCGTCAAAGATGATGGTGTCGGATTTGCGGGAGAGACTATTAAAAATTCCGGAAATGGCTTGCTAAACCTGCGACAGCGGACCGCCGCGTTTGGCGGCAAACTGAGTATCGATTCCTATCCGGGGCGGGGAACTACTATTAGTGTTTTATGCCCGATCGAGGACAATATAATTTCTGTTTAA
- a CDS encoding LiaF transmembrane domain-containing protein: protein MKNSRGIVWGGLLIIFGTLWLLRSMNILDIDWDEVLPYWPVLLILAGAVLLATGKERGSGGVVGLLITLAVFGAIINRTDRAFDRHNNWNFDWDDDDGDHDYGYHDNDHDDDNDDDDDDKDDDYQKEHWNSNGEKAINGFYKYDMEDFIQKANFHLEGGAGSFILNGNTPRLFEANTKSTIVGFLSNTSINKLDNSATINLKMEEGNVKIKNGEISNQAKIQLNEKPVWNIDLGIGAGKGNFDFSNYKVEKLKVSTGVADMDIKMGDKLPTSNLDIEAGVASITIEIPKSVGCEMHMDGALNAKSMDDLDKVSNGLYRSPGYESTAKKIIIHFEGGLTSINIKRY from the coding sequence ATGAAAAACTCACGCGGCATAGTTTGGGGTGGATTGCTTATCATTTTTGGAACACTCTGGCTTCTCCGAAGCATGAATATTCTGGATATCGATTGGGACGAAGTGTTGCCCTACTGGCCTGTTTTGCTGATTCTCGCAGGTGCGGTTTTGCTGGCCACTGGTAAGGAACGCGGTTCAGGCGGAGTTGTAGGTCTATTGATCACACTGGCGGTATTTGGGGCAATTATCAACCGTACGGACCGGGCATTTGACCGTCACAACAATTGGAATTTTGACTGGGACGACGACGATGGTGACCACGATTACGGGTATCATGATAATGACCATGATGATGACAATGATGATGACGACGATGACAAGGACGATGACTATCAGAAGGAACATTGGAACAGCAATGGAGAAAAGGCAATCAATGGCTTCTACAAGTACGATATGGAGGATTTTATCCAGAAAGCTAATTTCCATCTGGAAGGCGGAGCGGGTTCCTTCATACTGAATGGCAATACGCCCAGATTGTTTGAGGCCAATACAAAAAGTACAATCGTCGGCTTTTTGTCCAATACTTCCATCAACAAGCTGGATAATTCTGCGACCATTAACCTGAAAATGGAAGAAGGAAATGTCAAAATCAAAAATGGCGAGATTTCCAATCAGGCTAAAATTCAGTTAAACGAAAAACCAGTTTGGAACATTGATCTGGGTATTGGCGCTGGAAAAGGCAATTTCGATTTCAGTAATTACAAAGTTGAAAAGCTGAAAGTAAGTACCGGTGTTGCCGACATGGACATTAAAATGGGTGATAAGCTGCCCACTTCAAATCTGGATATTGAAGCAGGCGTTGCGTCCATCACCATTGAAATTCCAAAATCCGTTGGCTGCGAAATGCATATGGACGGCGCATTGAATGCCAAAAGTATGGATGACCTGGATAAAGTAAGCAACGGTTTGTATCGTTCGCCGGGTTATGAAAGTACTGCGAAAAAGATCATCATTCACTTCGAAGGTGGCCTGACGAGCATCAATATCAAGCGATACTAG
- a CDS encoding DUF2442 domain-containing protein, with product MILTVKVLAANYMSDYKILIQFSDATQQVVDFENFLKKNQHPQHDKYKELKEFKKFRIERGNVVWGKDWDLIFPVEQLHAGQLQF from the coding sequence ATGATACTGACAGTCAAGGTACTTGCGGCAAATTATATGTCGGATTATAAAATTTTGATCCAATTCAGCGATGCTACACAGCAGGTAGTTGATTTTGAAAATTTTCTCAAAAAAAATCAACATCCTCAGCACGATAAGTATAAAGAACTGAAAGAATTCAAAAAATTCAGAATAGAGAGAGGTAATGTCGTTTGGGGCAAAGACTGGGATCTTATTTTTCCCGTAGAGCAATTACATGCCGGACAACTACAATTTTAG
- a CDS encoding D-2-hydroxyacid dehydrogenase yields the protein MIIYCHSMLDEPLRQKLVDTLSPQHIIHFRTETTSDEEALSSFQSANYILGNPPVQWFDNVSDNLKFWQLDSAGFDQFASVPLKDGVKVANMGDWFARPCAESIVGGVLALYRGLDTLTLLKQKSEWVGAKLRAELKILYQQNVIILGAGTIGQSVNAILKGLGCNTHMMARTSPEADLHSREDLMNALPHADLVINTLPGTATYFVDTEFFSQMKDQSVYASVGRGSTTDEHALIAVLNSGKLDGAVLDVTEIEPLPEESPLWKMTNVILTQHTGGGHKHEHMGKVDLFLNNIFALESGGNVANEVNLVKGY from the coding sequence ATGATCATCTACTGCCATTCAATGCTGGATGAGCCGCTCAGGCAAAAGCTCGTTGACACATTATCGCCTCAGCATATCATTCATTTCCGAACCGAAACTACCAGCGACGAAGAGGCGTTATCGTCTTTTCAGTCCGCAAATTATATTCTCGGCAACCCACCAGTTCAATGGTTTGACAATGTTTCCGACAATCTCAAATTCTGGCAACTGGATTCGGCTGGCTTCGACCAGTTTGCTTCCGTCCCGCTAAAAGATGGTGTGAAAGTAGCCAATATGGGCGATTGGTTTGCCCGGCCCTGTGCCGAATCCATCGTAGGCGGTGTACTTGCACTTTATCGCGGACTGGACACCTTGACTTTGCTCAAACAAAAATCAGAATGGGTTGGAGCCAAGCTCCGTGCCGAATTAAAAATTTTGTATCAGCAAAATGTTATTATTCTCGGCGCAGGGACAATAGGACAGTCGGTCAACGCGATTTTAAAAGGACTGGGCTGCAACACGCATATGATGGCGAGAACTTCTCCCGAAGCAGATTTACATAGCCGTGAAGATTTAATGAATGCATTGCCGCACGCTGACCTGGTGATCAACACATTACCCGGAACTGCTACTTACTTTGTTGACACGGAATTTTTCTCTCAAATGAAAGACCAAAGCGTGTACGCAAGCGTAGGCAGGGGCAGTACGACGGACGAGCATGCATTGATAGCAGTATTGAATTCAGGAAAACTGGACGGCGCCGTGTTGGATGTTACCGAGATCGAACCGCTGCCAGAGGAAAGCCCGTTGTGGAAAATGACCAATGTAATACTTACCCAGCACACCGGCGGCGGGCACAAACATGAACACATGGGCAAAGTAGATTTATTCCTGAACAACATTTTCGCACTGGAAAGCGGTGGAAATGTGGCTAACGAGGTAAATCTGGTGAAAGGCTATTAA
- a CDS encoding M15 family metallopeptidase — protein MNIFAAHCKDIHFFMLKKVSFSGLLLLFCSIISFAQELKKERNKSTIPDIEQRIIDQGLTDVQKANSEILVELKYATTDNFMGKNVYGDLTRAYLQPEMAKRLSKAATFLKQYKPGYQLLVYDAARPNSVQYNLWNALDDLKIPARSKTQYVADPKIGSNHNFGCAVDLTIVDEKGKPLDMGTKFDFFGPLAYPRSEQEMLKKGKLSQKQVENRQILRKVMTQAGFKANTTEWWHFDGMSKSQARAKYGMIK, from the coding sequence ATGAATATCTTTGCAGCTCATTGCAAGGATATTCATTTTTTTATGCTCAAAAAAGTCAGTTTTTCAGGTTTGCTATTGCTGTTTTGCAGTATTATTTCGTTTGCCCAGGAATTAAAAAAAGAACGGAATAAAAGTACCATTCCCGACATTGAGCAAAGAATAATCGACCAGGGATTGACAGACGTACAAAAGGCAAATTCTGAAATTTTGGTAGAATTGAAATATGCGACCACCGATAATTTCATGGGCAAAAATGTATACGGCGACCTCACCCGCGCGTACCTGCAACCTGAAATGGCGAAAAGACTTTCTAAGGCAGCGACGTTCTTAAAACAATACAAACCAGGTTACCAATTATTGGTCTATGATGCTGCAAGGCCCAATTCCGTGCAGTATAACCTTTGGAATGCATTGGACGACCTGAAAATTCCAGCCAGGAGCAAAACACAGTATGTCGCTGATCCTAAAATTGGCTCCAACCATAACTTTGGGTGTGCCGTGGACTTGACCATTGTGGATGAAAAAGGAAAACCGCTCGATATGGGCACAAAATTTGACTTTTTCGGCCCCCTAGCCTATCCACGTTCCGAGCAGGAGATGTTGAAAAAAGGCAAACTTTCCCAGAAGCAGGTTGAAAACCGGCAGATTCTCCGCAAAGTAATGACCCAGGCCGGGTTCAAAGCCAATACCACCGAGTGGTGGCATTTTGACGGCATGTCGAAGAGCCAGGCCCGGGCCAAATATGGGATGATTAAGTAA
- a CDS encoding DUF4160 domain-containing protein, whose translation MPKILEYFGIVFYFYSNDHLPIHVHVSYNEYETIFEIFFEDGTLKDLKIRPAAGIEALPTPQLKEARKVIEAYAEVIVNRWTDFFVLKKKVSSIKITQKL comes from the coding sequence ATGCCCAAAATTCTGGAATATTTTGGCATAGTTTTCTATTTCTATTCTAACGATCACTTACCGATTCATGTCCACGTTTCTTACAATGAGTATGAGACAATTTTTGAGATATTTTTCGAGGATGGGACATTAAAGGATCTTAAAATACGACCTGCTGCTGGAATAGAGGCATTGCCTACGCCTCAGCTTAAAGAGGCGAGAAAAGTAATCGAAGCATATGCAGAGGTTATCGTAAATCGCTGGACAGATTTTTTTGTATTGAAAAAGAAGGTGTCAAGTATAAAAATCACTCAGAAATTATGA
- a CDS encoding PspC domain-containing protein, whose amino-acid sequence MEKKLHRIPDQAVFGGVASGIAQYLQIDVVIVRVLFVVMLLLPIPPSFGWTGILYIILWAVLPTGPAGEVYTTTTSFDSDAAKPSEPFFDKKRSDQTVMILGAVLVFFGAVMLIDDFPIWYEFKRYFWPIVLIAIGAFLILRQRDKQQETNSTVYPTTPPPSAPTEPIAPEPDPQPYTPFTPGSTTTTHFPEDPENKKPDNDEDDQVIRVN is encoded by the coding sequence ATGGAAAAGAAATTGCACCGCATACCTGACCAGGCAGTTTTTGGAGGAGTTGCTTCCGGAATCGCACAGTATTTACAAATTGATGTTGTAATTGTTCGGGTTCTCTTTGTTGTAATGTTATTGCTGCCAATACCTCCGAGCTTCGGATGGACAGGTATTTTATACATTATTCTCTGGGCGGTGCTCCCGACCGGGCCTGCGGGTGAAGTTTATACGACCACGACCAGCTTCGATTCTGACGCTGCAAAACCTTCCGAACCATTCTTCGATAAAAAGAGATCGGATCAGACAGTAATGATCCTTGGTGCGGTACTTGTATTCTTCGGTGCTGTGATGCTGATCGATGATTTTCCGATCTGGTATGAATTCAAGAGATATTTCTGGCCAATCGTGCTGATTGCCATTGGCGCATTCCTGATCCTTCGCCAGCGAGATAAGCAGCAGGAAACTAATTCAACTGTATATCCGACCACGCCTCCACCGTCGGCTCCCACTGAGCCGATAGCGCCCGAGCCTGACCCACAGCCTTACACGCCATTTACACCAGGTTCAACTACCACCACACATTTTCCGGAAGATCCTGAGAATAAGAAGCCGGATAATGATGAAGACGATCAGGTGATCAGGGTGAACTAG
- a CDS encoding head GIN domain-containing protein: MKHFIFSVFAGLSLLTISESCVYVNSDDDIPPRGESTRTYDFKNFDELEMGSAFRVNVVEGAAFAVSATGELNDLDDLEVFVQDGKLVARYNNSWKSHRKAMDIDITMPDIAGVDFSGAVSASIEGFENLPELEFELSGASKCDFEGSVRNLKLDLSGASRLDLFGDGKFMDGELSGASQLNAFDWAAEESDLDVSGASDARVWVSRLLDVDASGASSVRYKGSPVVEKKVSGGSTVRPE, translated from the coding sequence ATGAAACATTTTATTTTCTCAGTTTTTGCAGGGTTGTCATTACTAACAATTTCAGAATCTTGCGTTTATGTTAACTCTGACGACGATATACCGCCGCGGGGTGAGAGTACCCGTACTTATGATTTCAAAAATTTTGATGAGCTCGAAATGGGCAGTGCTTTTCGGGTCAATGTTGTGGAAGGAGCTGCATTTGCCGTTTCTGCGACCGGTGAGTTGAATGACCTGGATGATCTTGAAGTTTTTGTTCAGGATGGAAAGTTGGTGGCCCGCTACAATAACTCCTGGAAAAGCCACAGAAAGGCAATGGATATCGATATTACTATGCCAGATATCGCAGGAGTGGATTTTTCTGGCGCGGTTAGTGCGTCGATAGAAGGTTTTGAAAATTTGCCTGAACTGGAATTTGAGTTATCCGGTGCCAGCAAATGTGATTTTGAAGGATCCGTCAGAAATTTGAAATTAGATTTGTCCGGCGCTTCCCGTCTGGACTTATTTGGCGATGGTAAATTTATGGACGGCGAACTTTCCGGCGCTTCTCAACTGAATGCATTTGACTGGGCAGCAGAAGAATCCGATCTCGATGTTTCGGGAGCAAGCGATGCGCGCGTTTGGGTTTCGCGCCTCCTGGATGTAGATGCCAGCGGCGCGAGTAGTGTTCGCTACAAAGGTAGTCCGGTTGTTGAAAAGAAAGTTTCCGGAGGCAGCACAGTGCGGCCAGAATAG
- the fumC gene encoding class II fumarate hydratase: MEYRVEKDTMGEVQVPAHVYWGAQTQRSIQNFPIAQDINKMPKEIIKAFAYLKKAAAITNFEAGILPEEKSILIGQVCDEILTEQLDDQFPLVVWQTGSGTQSNMNCNEVIAYRGHVLQGGDLADKTKFLHPNDDVNKSQSSNDTYPTAMHIAAYKILVDVTIPGIIKLRDTLKAKSEAFRNVVKIGRTHFMDATPLTLGQEFSGYASQLDHGLRAIYNTLAHLSELALGGTAVGTGINTPEGYSENVAQHIAALTGLPFITAENKFEALAAHDAIVEAHGALKTVAVSLMKIGNDIRMLSSGPRSGIGEIHIPDNEPGSSIMPGKVNPTQCEAMTMVAAQVMGNDVAIGIGGSNGHFELNVFKPLMAYNFLHSARLIGDVCVSFNDNCAVGIEPLHENIKKHVNNSLMLVTALNTKIGYYKAAEIAQTAHKNGSTLKETAVALGYLTPDEFDAWVKPEEMVGDNK; encoded by the coding sequence ATGGAATATCGTGTAGAAAAAGACACCATGGGCGAAGTGCAGGTACCTGCCCATGTATACTGGGGCGCTCAAACGCAACGCTCTATCCAGAACTTCCCTATTGCTCAGGATATTAATAAAATGCCAAAGGAAATTATCAAAGCCTTTGCATACTTAAAAAAAGCCGCTGCCATTACCAACTTTGAAGCGGGTATTTTACCAGAAGAAAAAAGCATCCTGATCGGTCAGGTTTGTGACGAGATCCTTACTGAGCAGCTCGATGATCAGTTTCCGCTGGTAGTGTGGCAAACGGGCTCCGGAACACAGTCTAATATGAACTGTAATGAGGTAATCGCCTACCGCGGACACGTTTTGCAAGGCGGTGACCTGGCAGACAAGACCAAATTTCTTCATCCCAATGATGACGTAAACAAGTCGCAGTCGTCCAATGATACTTACCCGACTGCTATGCACATTGCGGCATATAAAATCCTGGTGGATGTAACCATTCCGGGTATCATTAAACTGCGTGATACATTGAAAGCTAAATCTGAGGCTTTCAGAAATGTTGTTAAAATCGGCCGTACGCACTTCATGGATGCGACCCCATTGACATTGGGCCAGGAGTTTTCGGGATATGCCTCCCAGCTCGACCACGGTTTGCGTGCTATTTACAACACACTTGCTCACCTTTCTGAACTTGCTTTGGGGGGAACTGCCGTTGGAACAGGTATTAACACGCCAGAAGGTTATTCAGAAAATGTGGCACAACATATCGCTGCATTGACAGGTCTTCCTTTCATTACTGCTGAAAATAAATTTGAAGCATTGGCTGCACACGACGCCATTGTAGAAGCGCACGGCGCATTGAAAACAGTGGCTGTAAGTCTAATGAAAATCGGTAACGACATCCGTATGCTTTCCTCAGGCCCACGCTCGGGAATCGGTGAAATACACATTCCCGACAATGAGCCCGGAAGCTCTATTATGCCCGGCAAAGTGAACCCCACCCAATGCGAAGCCATGACAATGGTAGCTGCACAGGTTATGGGTAATGATGTGGCGATCGGTATCGGCGGATCAAATGGTCATTTTGAACTAAATGTTTTCAAGCCTTTGATGGCCTATAATTTCCTGCATTCTGCTCGCCTGATCGGTGATGTTTGCGTTTCTTTCAATGACAATTGCGCTGTCGGTATTGAGCCGCTGCATGAAAACATCAAAAAGCATGTGAACAATTCATTGATGCTGGTAACTGCTTTGAACACCAAAATCGGTTATTACAAAGCTGCCGAAATCGCTCAGACTGCTCACAAAAACGGATCAACATTAAAAGAGACTGCAGTAGCCCTCGGCTACCTGACTCCTGATGAATTTGATGCATGGGTCAAACCGGAAGAAATGGTGGGCGATAATAAATAG
- the galK gene encoding galactokinase, which translates to MISSEILTTEVNIIDSIREKYFLKFGNTDKIRVFRSPGRINLIGEHTDYNNGFVLPASVDKAVYFVISPREDDQVILYAADLDESFAFSLGDLSKPEKSWPHYQIGIIEQVQKMGLTIGGFQAAFGGDVPVGAGLSSSAALECCLLFALNEMYGLNLDRFSIVKMSQKAENEYVGVQCGIMDQFASAFGKEEAVIRLDCRSLDYEYFPFPMDEYLLVLCDTSVKHSLASSAYNTRRLECEQGTAILQKYDAKILSLRDGSPKLVEEHKEELGDVIYRRCKFITEEIQRVQDACDLLLEGNMADFGKKMYATHHGLQHEYEVSCPELDFLVAETQNNSAVLGARMMGGGFGGCTINLVKKDAVPEFEKQMKSAYLEKYQIDLPCYRVKITTGTEEIITN; encoded by the coding sequence ATGATCAGTTCAGAAATTTTGACAACAGAAGTGAATATCATTGACAGTATCAGGGAAAAATATTTTCTCAAATTTGGGAATACAGACAAAATAAGGGTTTTCAGGTCGCCAGGCCGTATTAACCTCATCGGTGAACATACGGACTACAACAATGGATTTGTACTTCCTGCCAGTGTAGACAAAGCTGTTTATTTTGTAATCTCACCCCGTGAGGACGACCAGGTAATCCTCTATGCCGCAGATCTCGACGAGTCTTTCGCTTTTTCTCTCGGCGATCTATCCAAGCCTGAAAAGTCCTGGCCACATTACCAAATTGGCATTATCGAACAGGTTCAGAAAATGGGTCTCACTATCGGCGGCTTCCAGGCTGCTTTTGGCGGCGACGTGCCGGTTGGTGCGGGCTTATCCTCATCGGCCGCATTGGAATGCTGTCTTTTGTTTGCATTAAACGAAATGTATGGCCTGAACCTGGACCGTTTTAGCATTGTAAAAATGTCCCAGAAAGCCGAAAACGAATATGTGGGCGTTCAATGTGGCATTATGGACCAGTTCGCTTCTGCTTTTGGAAAAGAAGAAGCCGTAATCCGTTTGGACTGTCGCTCGCTGGATTACGAATATTTCCCGTTCCCCATGGACGAGTACCTGCTCGTACTTTGCGATACCAGCGTAAAACACTCGTTGGCTAGCTCTGCATACAACACCAGACGCTTGGAATGTGAGCAAGGCACGGCTATCCTTCAAAAATATGATGCTAAAATTCTGAGTCTGCGCGATGGTTCGCCAAAGCTCGTTGAAGAGCATAAGGAGGAATTAGGAGATGTCATTTACCGTCGCTGTAAATTTATCACCGAGGAGATCCAGCGCGTTCAGGATGCCTGTGACCTGCTTTTGGAAGGTAATATGGCTGATTTTGGCAAAAAAATGTATGCAACGCACCATGGCTTGCAACACGAATACGAAGTGAGCTGTCCCGAGCTTGATTTTCTGGTTGCCGAAACACAAAACAATTCAGCGGTACTGGGAGCGAGGATGATGGGAGGAGGATTTGGGGGCTGTACTATTAATCTTGTCAAAAAAGATGCTGTACCTGAATTTGAAAAACAAATGAAAAGCGCCTATCTGGAAAAATACCAGATCGACCTGCCTTGTTATAGAGTGAAAATTACAACCGGTACCGAAGAAATCATTACCAACTAA
- a CDS encoding LiaI-LiaF-like domain-containing protein, translating into MNFRNIFWGVILIITGSLFLVEELTAFDFGRFFWPIILIVTGGLLLLKNYLHSDISNRSNI; encoded by the coding sequence ATGAACTTTCGAAATATTTTCTGGGGAGTGATCCTCATTATTACAGGTTCCCTGTTCCTCGTAGAAGAACTAACTGCGTTTGATTTTGGCCGATTCTTCTGGCCCATTATCCTCATCGTAACCGGTGGCTTGCTTTTATTAAAAAATTACCTTCATTCTGATATTTCCAACCGTTCAAACATATAA